The Thermoplasmata archaeon genomic sequence ATCGTGTGACGATCGTGTCCGGGATCGGATGCTCCGCGAAGACGATTCACTATGTGCAGACGTACGGCGTGCACACGCTCCACGGACGCGCCCTGCCGTACGCGACCGGCGTCAAGCTCGCGAACCCTCAGCTCAAGGTCCTCTGCCTGAGCGGCGACGGGGACGGCCTCGGGATCGGCGGCGGACACTTCGTGAACGCGGGGCGGAGGAATCTCGACATGCTCTACATCATTTACGACAACGGCGTCTACGGGCTCACGAAGGGCCAGGCCGCGCCGACGTTGAAGCTCGGCGTCCAGACGAAGTCCCTCGCCCACCCGAACATCAACGACGCCGTCAACCCGATCTGGCTCGCCCTCGCGGCTGGCGCGACCTGGGTCGGCCGCGGATACTCGTACGACATCAAGCACCTCGTCGCGCTCATCAAACAGGGAATCGAGCACAAGGGCTACGCGTTCCTTGACGTCCTCCAGCCCTGCCCGACGTACAACGACATCAACACGAAGGAGTGGTACGGCGGCGAGGATCGCAAGGACCCGGCGTCGGGCCGCGCGCTCCCGCGCGTCTACAAGCTCGAAGACGAAGGGTTCGATCCAATCGTCCATGAACCGGCCGAGATCGAGGCCAAGGCGACACGTGCGCTCGAGAAGGCGCTCGAGTGGGGCGACCGCATCCCGATCGGGGTGTTCTACAAGAACGAGCACGTCCCGACGTTCGAGGAGCGCATCGCACAGCGCGTGCCGACATACCTCGACAACCCGCCTGCCCTGCAGCCGATCGCGGGACCGCACGGCGAGCCGAGGACGGACCTCACGAAGCTCCTTCAGCGGCTCACGTTCAACTCGTCGTGAGGACGGCGCGCTTCGCGCCTCGCGAGCCGCCGAGCATCTCGGCGGCCGGCGTGCCCAGCTCCCAGATCCGTTCGGACATCTCGGACATCGCATTGGCGATCGCCGGATCGTCCGTCCAGATCGCGATGTCGTCGCCCCGGTACGAGGAATCGTCGTCCGGGATCGGGTGGCTCATGAGGAACTCGGCACCGTCGAAGACGTGCATGTACACAGGCATCATGAAATCGATGTGCCGGACCTCCGCATGGCGCAGGAGAGTCCGCACGTCCTCGCGGTTCTCCGGCGTGAAGCAGAATGCGTACTTCAAGCGGACGCCCTGCTTTGATTTCTCGACGAGGTTCGGCGTGAAGGCGCCGAGGATGCGCCCGGGGCTCTTCGTCGTCCCGATGCCGATCACCTCGCGCGTCGAGGAGTCGTACATCTTCAGCAGCCGCTCGCGCACGTTCTTCCGGCCGTAGATTGCCTCGAACCGTCCGCGGGACTCCGGCTCCTGCCGCGCGCTGATCGCGAACTCCTTCGCGAGCGAGTCGAGCCCGGCGTCGAGCTGGGTCGCGCGGGACCGCAGGTCGTCCGCAAGGGTCCGTAGGTACGACGCGAATGGGACTGCCTTGTAGCGCAGCGGCGTCTCCGGGAGGATCTGGACGAGTCCTTTCTCATGGAGCTGCTGCATCGTCGAATAGATGCGCGTCCGGGGGACCTTCGACATCGGCGGCACCTGGCTCGCGGTCGCCGTGCCGAGGTCGAGGAGCGTCAAGTAGACACGGGCCTGATACTCCGTGAGGCCGTGGTCCATGAGCTTCCGGACGCGATCCGGGTTGATGGGCACGGGCCCCGTCGAAGGCAACGGCCCGCATAAACGTTGTTACCCATCCCGGTGACACCCGGGTCCCGAAAAGGGGAATACCTCGCGGTCGATGGCTGCCGCCCGATGGCGGGAACCGACGCGGAGGAAGGGGCGTTGCGTCGGGCCCTCGAAGAGCGCCTCGGCCGCGACAACGTCTTCACGGACGAGCGGACCCGCCATTCGTATGCGACCGACGCGAGCCCGTGCGTCGTCGAGCCCCGGGCCGTCGTGGCGGTGCGGTCCGAGGAGGACGTGCTGCGGGCCCTCGCCGTCTGCCGGGAGCGGAGGGTGGCGCTGACGCCGCGCGCGTCGGGCACGTCTCTCTCC encodes the following:
- a CDS encoding 2-oxoacid:ferredoxin oxidoreductase subunit beta, translated to MALEQVLKSSDFATQVHNDWCPGCGDFGILRTIQMALAELKMEPHRVTIVSGIGCSAKTIHYVQTYGVHTLHGRALPYATGVKLANPQLKVLCLSGDGDGLGIGGGHFVNAGRRNLDMLYIIYDNGVYGLTKGQAAPTLKLGVQTKSLAHPNINDAVNPIWLALAAGATWVGRGYSYDIKHLVALIKQGIEHKGYAFLDVLQPCPTYNDINTKEWYGGEDRKDPASGRALPRVYKLEDEGFDPIVHEPAEIEAKATRALEKALEWGDRIPIGVFYKNEHVPTFEERIAQRVPTYLDNPPALQPIAGPHGEPRTDLTKLLQRLTFNSS
- a CDS encoding helix-turn-helix domain-containing protein — encoded protein: MPINPDRVRKLMDHGLTEYQARVYLTLLDLGTATASQVPPMSKVPRTRIYSTMQQLHEKGLVQILPETPLRYKAVPFASYLRTLADDLRSRATQLDAGLDSLAKEFAISARQEPESRGRFEAIYGRKNVRERLLKMYDSSTREVIGIGTTKSPGRILGAFTPNLVEKSKQGVRLKYAFCFTPENREDVRTLLRHAEVRHIDFMMPVYMHVFDGAEFLMSHPIPDDDSSYRGDDIAIWTDDPAIANAMSEMSERIWELGTPAAEMLGGSRGAKRAVLTTS